From a single Leclercia sp. AS011 genomic region:
- the mpaA gene encoding murein tripeptide amidase MpaA produces MSLTRPRTERGAFPPGTEHYGRSFLGAPLIWFPAPQADRNSGLIIAGTHGDENSSIVTLSCALRTLAPELRRHHVVLTVNPDGCQLGLRANARGVDLNRNFPAANWREGETVYRWNSAAQDRDVVLLTGDKPGSEPETEALCHLIHKLHPAWVVSFHDPLACIEDPDHTALGRWLAEAFSLPLVTSVGYETPGSFGSWCADLSLHCITAEFPPISSDEASEKYLRAMTDLLRWEPQR; encoded by the coding sequence ATGTCCCTCACTCGCCCAAGAACGGAGCGTGGCGCTTTCCCGCCTGGAACCGAACATTATGGCCGGTCATTCCTCGGCGCGCCCTTGATCTGGTTCCCTGCGCCGCAGGCCGATCGCAACAGCGGCCTGATCATTGCCGGCACCCACGGCGATGAAAACTCCTCCATTGTGACCCTCTCCTGCGCCCTGCGCACCCTGGCACCTGAGCTGCGTCGTCACCATGTGGTGTTAACCGTCAATCCGGACGGCTGTCAGCTGGGGCTGCGCGCCAATGCCCGTGGCGTGGATTTGAACCGTAACTTCCCGGCGGCCAACTGGCGAGAGGGCGAGACGGTCTATCGCTGGAACAGTGCTGCACAGGATCGGGATGTGGTATTGCTGACCGGGGATAAACCCGGCTCAGAACCGGAAACGGAAGCGCTGTGTCATTTGATCCACAAGCTGCATCCGGCATGGGTGGTGTCGTTTCACGATCCGCTGGCCTGCATCGAAGACCCTGACCATACCGCACTGGGGCGCTGGCTGGCGGAGGCCTTTTCGCTGCCGCTGGTGACCAGCGTCGGCTATGAGACCCCGGGATCGTTCGGCAGCTGGTGCGCGGATTTAAGCCTGCACTGCATCACCGCCGAGTTCCCGCCGATCTCGTCAGACGAGGCCAGCGAGAAGTACCTGAGAGCAATGACCGATCTGCTGCGCTGGGAACCTCAGAGATGA
- a CDS encoding peptide ABC transporter substrate-binding protein translates to MKHPVSLICSALWLCGLSSYSFAADVPSGTTLAPKQELVRHIKDEPASLDPAKAVGLPEIQVIRDLFEGLVNQNEKGELVPGVATRWQSNDNRAWTFTLRENAQWSDGTPVTAQDFVYSWQRLVDPKTTSPFAWFAALAGISNAQAIIDGKATPDKLGVTAVDDRTLRVQLDKPLPWFANLTASFAFYPVQKANVESGTEWTRPGALVGNGAYILKDRVVNEKLVVERNSHYWDNDKTVLQKVTFIPINQESSATKRYLANDIDITESFPKNLYQKLLKDIPGQVYTPPQLGTYYYAFNTQKGPTADARVRLALSMTIDRRIMAEKVLGTGEKPAWHFTPDVTAGFTPEPSPFEHMSQEEMNAQAKTLLQAAGYNAQKPLKLTLLYNTSENHQKIAIAVASMWKKNLGVDVKLQNQEWKTYIDSRNTGNFDVIRASWVGDYNEPSTFLSLLTSTHTGNISRFNDPAYDKVMNQASLETTVKARNADYNTAEKILAEKAPIAPIYQYTNGRLIKPWVKGYPINNPEDVAYSRTMYIEKH, encoded by the coding sequence ATGAAGCATCCGGTTTCGTTGATTTGTTCTGCCCTGTGGTTGTGTGGCCTCTCTTCTTACTCCTTTGCTGCGGATGTTCCCTCCGGGACGACCCTGGCACCAAAGCAGGAGCTGGTGCGTCATATTAAAGATGAACCTGCTTCACTGGATCCCGCCAAAGCGGTGGGGCTGCCCGAGATTCAGGTGATCCGCGATCTGTTCGAAGGCCTCGTTAACCAGAACGAAAAAGGTGAACTGGTGCCGGGCGTTGCCACCCGCTGGCAGAGTAACGATAACCGCGCCTGGACCTTCACCCTGCGCGAGAACGCCCAATGGTCGGACGGCACCCCTGTCACGGCGCAGGATTTTGTCTACAGCTGGCAGCGCCTGGTTGATCCGAAAACCACGTCGCCATTCGCCTGGTTTGCCGCGCTGGCGGGGATCAGCAACGCCCAGGCCATCATCGACGGCAAGGCTACGCCGGATAAGCTGGGCGTGACCGCAGTGGATGACAGAACCCTGCGCGTCCAGCTGGATAAACCGCTGCCGTGGTTTGCCAACCTGACGGCCAGCTTCGCCTTCTACCCGGTACAAAAAGCCAACGTCGAGAGCGGCACGGAGTGGACCCGCCCCGGTGCGCTGGTGGGCAATGGGGCATACATCCTGAAAGACCGCGTGGTCAACGAGAAGCTGGTGGTTGAGCGCAACAGTCATTACTGGGATAACGATAAAACGGTGCTGCAGAAAGTGACCTTTATCCCGATCAACCAGGAGTCATCCGCCACCAAGCGCTATCTGGCGAACGATATTGATATCACCGAATCATTCCCTAAAAACCTCTATCAGAAGCTGCTGAAGGACATTCCGGGCCAGGTCTACACTCCGCCGCAGCTGGGTACCTACTATTACGCTTTTAACACCCAAAAAGGGCCGACGGCGGATGCCCGGGTGCGTCTGGCGCTGAGCATGACCATCGACCGGCGGATCATGGCCGAGAAAGTGCTGGGTACGGGCGAAAAACCGGCATGGCACTTCACGCCGGACGTAACGGCAGGCTTCACCCCGGAGCCATCACCCTTTGAACACATGAGCCAGGAAGAGATGAACGCGCAGGCCAAAACGCTGCTGCAGGCGGCAGGCTATAACGCGCAGAAACCACTCAAGCTGACGCTGCTGTACAACACCTCGGAGAACCACCAGAAGATCGCCATCGCGGTGGCATCAATGTGGAAAAAGAACCTCGGTGTCGACGTGAAGCTGCAAAACCAGGAGTGGAAAACCTATATCGACAGCCGTAATACCGGTAATTTCGATGTGATCCGCGCCTCGTGGGTGGGAGACTATAACGAGCCGTCGACCTTCCTCTCGCTGCTGACCTCCACGCACACCGGCAATATCTCCCGCTTCAACGATCCGGCGTATGACAAGGTCATGAATCAGGCGTCGCTGGAGACTACCGTCAAGGCCCGCAATGCGGACTACAACACGGCAGAGAAAATCCTCGCGGAGAAAGCACCGATCGCGCCGATCTATCAATATACCAACGGGCGCTTGATTAAACCCTGGGTGAAAGGCTATCCGATAAACAACCCGGAAGACGTGGCGTACAGCCGCACGATGTATATCGAGAAGCATTGA
- the tssB gene encoding type VI secretion system contractile sheath small subunit → MADTFQNEVPKARINLKLALHTGGAQKKVELPLKLLSVGDFSNGKENRPLSEREKVNVNKNNFDSVLSEFNPEINLAVQNTLAGEVSEENIRLQFSSLKDFEPEQVARQIPQLRAMLAMRNLLRDLKSNLLDNATFRKELEKILRDPALSQELRDEMSALAPK, encoded by the coding sequence ATGGCTGATACATTTCAGAATGAAGTGCCCAAGGCACGCATAAATTTAAAGTTGGCTCTGCATACGGGGGGTGCACAAAAGAAAGTTGAATTACCGCTTAAGCTCCTTTCCGTGGGTGATTTCAGTAATGGCAAAGAAAATCGGCCGTTATCGGAACGCGAAAAGGTTAACGTCAATAAAAATAATTTCGATAGTGTACTTTCAGAATTTAACCCGGAAATTAATCTCGCCGTACAAAATACGCTGGCTGGCGAGGTTTCGGAAGAAAATATCCGACTGCAATTTTCCAGCCTCAAAGATTTCGAACCTGAACAGGTTGCCCGCCAAATTCCTCAACTCCGCGCCATGCTGGCGATGCGTAATTTATTACGCGATCTGAAATCCAATCTTCTTGATAACGCCACTTTCAGAAAAGAACTCGAGAAAATCCTTAGGGATCCGGCGTTGTCTCAGGAATTACGTGACGAAATGAGTGCGCTTGCCCCGAAATAA
- the tssC gene encoding type VI secretion system contractile sheath large subunit: MSVNTETGSAQGQTTVLEKEGVYASLFEKINLTPASSLGDINAFLDDAALADAPAGERLTAAMQVFMDCIRKSGQQVEKLDKTLIDHHIAELDFQISRQLDAVMHHQEFQKVESLWRGLKQLVDNTDYRQNVKTEILDVSKDDLRQDFEDAPELIQSGLYWHTYTAEYDTPGGEPIGSVISAYEFDASPQDVALLRNISKVSAAAHMPFIGAVGPKFFLKESMEEVAAIKDIGNYFDRAEYIKWKSFRDTDDSRYIGLVMPRVLGRLPYGPDTVPVRSFNYVEQVKGPDHEKYLWTSASFAFASNMVKSFINNGWCVQIRGPQAGGAVKDLPIHLYDLGTGNQVKIPSEVMIPETREFEFANLGFIPLSYYKNRDYACFFSANSTQKPALYDTADATANSRINARLPYIFLLSRIAHYLKLIQRENIGTTKDRRLLELELNTWVRGLVTEMTDPGDELQASHPLRDAKVVVEDIEDNPGFFRVRLYAVPHFQVEGMDVNLSLVSQMPKAKA; encoded by the coding sequence ATGTCTGTAAATACTGAAACTGGCTCTGCGCAGGGGCAAACTACTGTACTGGAAAAAGAGGGCGTTTACGCCTCCCTGTTTGAAAAAATCAACCTTACCCCGGCGTCCAGCCTTGGGGATATTAATGCGTTTCTGGATGATGCTGCACTGGCTGATGCGCCGGCCGGCGAGCGCCTGACGGCTGCGATGCAGGTCTTTATGGACTGTATCCGTAAATCCGGCCAGCAGGTGGAAAAGCTCGACAAAACGCTGATTGATCACCATATCGCCGAGCTGGATTTTCAAATCAGCCGCCAGCTGGATGCGGTGATGCATCATCAGGAGTTCCAGAAGGTCGAGTCTCTCTGGCGCGGCCTGAAACAGCTGGTCGACAATACTGACTACCGCCAGAACGTGAAAACCGAAATTCTGGATGTATCCAAAGATGATTTGCGCCAGGACTTCGAGGACGCGCCGGAGCTGATTCAGAGCGGTCTTTACTGGCACACCTATACCGCGGAGTACGACACCCCGGGCGGTGAACCTATTGGCTCGGTGATCTCTGCCTATGAGTTCGATGCCAGCCCGCAGGACGTGGCGCTACTGCGCAACATCTCCAAAGTCTCAGCTGCGGCGCATATGCCGTTTATCGGAGCGGTCGGACCAAAATTCTTCCTGAAAGAGTCGATGGAAGAGGTGGCGGCCATTAAAGATATCGGCAACTATTTCGACCGGGCCGAGTACATCAAATGGAAATCCTTCCGCGACACCGACGACTCCCGCTATATCGGTCTGGTGATGCCGCGCGTGCTTGGACGCCTGCCGTATGGCCCGGACACTGTGCCGGTACGCAGCTTTAACTACGTTGAGCAGGTGAAGGGCCCGGATCACGAGAAATACCTCTGGACCAGCGCGTCTTTTGCCTTTGCCTCCAACATGGTGAAGAGCTTTATCAATAACGGCTGGTGCGTGCAGATCCGCGGTCCGCAGGCCGGTGGCGCAGTGAAAGATCTGCCGATCCATCTGTACGATCTGGGTACAGGCAACCAGGTGAAGATCCCGTCTGAGGTGATGATCCCGGAAACCCGCGAGTTCGAATTCGCCAATCTCGGTTTCATTCCGCTGTCGTACTACAAAAACCGCGACTACGCCTGCTTCTTCTCCGCTAACTCAACCCAGAAACCGGCGCTATACGACACCGCTGATGCGACAGCTAACAGCCGCATTAACGCGCGCCTGCCTTATATCTTCCTGCTGTCCCGTATCGCGCACTATCTGAAGCTGATTCAGCGCGAAAACATCGGTACGACCAAGGACCGTCGCCTGCTGGAGCTGGAACTGAATACCTGGGTACGGGGTCTGGTGACCGAAATGACCGACCCGGGCGATGAACTACAGGCCTCCCATCCGCTGCGCGACGCGAAGGTGGTGGTGGAAGATATCGAGGATAACCCGGGCTTCTTCCGTGTCCGACTGTACGCGGTGCCGCACTTCCAGGTCGAAGGGATGGATGTGAATCTGTCCCTGGTTTCCCAGATGCCGAAAGCGAAAGCGTAA
- the tssK gene encoding type VI secretion system baseplate subunit TssK, protein MKIYRPLWNEGALLSPQQFQQQSEWESFRSTGVAALASPFAWGVERAEFDERLLGSGLLQITRLRLWLPDGTLVDTGTSDLPPEPRELELSQRSDVVTVMLALPLMQSGLNNVQQESVMADRPLRYREEWVSIQDAFGSEEESVAVARFNLAIRFEHEDNASWQCCPVARLIRDGQEWRQDPSFIPPMALFSASPAMRERLVLLNRQLRSRRQRLMSMRRESNERLADFAVADVSLFWLLNALNSHARVLTEFERFPDRHPEQVWAELARLAGSMLTFSLDSDLDVIPGYDHAEPEKTFPPLFELITVLLEASLPSRVIALEMSRPDDQTWKASLHDIRLREEADLYLSVRSDVPAWQVADKFPALCKAGSPDDVNSISTVALQGIPLIAVNRVPAALPVRMENQYFALDMDCAAARDMVDQGVCMFYVPALLGRLELELFAVLRS, encoded by the coding sequence ATGAAAATTTATCGTCCGCTGTGGAACGAGGGGGCATTGTTGTCCCCTCAGCAGTTCCAGCAACAGTCAGAATGGGAATCCTTCCGAAGCACAGGCGTTGCGGCGCTCGCCTCACCGTTTGCGTGGGGCGTAGAGCGGGCAGAGTTTGATGAAAGGCTGCTGGGATCGGGCCTTCTTCAGATTACCCGACTGCGACTCTGGCTGCCTGATGGCACGCTGGTAGATACAGGCACCAGCGATCTGCCGCCGGAACCACGCGAACTGGAGTTATCACAACGTTCAGACGTGGTTACGGTGATGCTTGCCCTGCCGCTTATGCAGTCCGGGCTGAATAACGTGCAGCAGGAATCCGTCATGGCGGATCGGCCGCTTCGCTACCGTGAGGAGTGGGTCAGTATTCAGGATGCGTTTGGGAGTGAGGAGGAATCTGTCGCTGTCGCGCGCTTTAACCTGGCGATCCGTTTTGAACATGAGGATAACGCGTCGTGGCAGTGCTGCCCGGTTGCGCGTTTGATCCGTGACGGACAGGAATGGCGTCAGGATCCGTCATTTATTCCGCCGATGGCATTATTTTCGGCAAGCCCGGCGATGCGGGAACGACTGGTTTTACTGAACCGCCAGCTTCGCTCCCGTCGACAGCGCCTGATGTCCATGCGCCGCGAAAGCAACGAGCGTCTGGCCGATTTCGCGGTGGCAGACGTCTCTCTTTTCTGGCTGCTCAATGCGCTGAACTCCCATGCGCGGGTATTAACGGAGTTTGAACGTTTCCCGGACCGACATCCAGAGCAGGTGTGGGCGGAGCTCGCGCGTCTGGCCGGCAGTATGCTGACGTTTTCTCTCGACAGCGATCTGGATGTTATTCCCGGTTATGACCATGCCGAACCAGAAAAAACATTTCCGCCACTTTTTGAACTGATTACCGTCTTACTGGAAGCAAGCCTGCCTTCCCGCGTGATCGCCCTGGAGATGTCTCGCCCGGACGATCAGACATGGAAAGCCTCTCTGCATGATATCCGTCTGCGCGAAGAAGCCGACCTCTACCTTTCCGTCAGGTCTGATGTTCCCGCCTGGCAGGTAGCAGACAAGTTCCCAGCCTTATGTAAAGCAGGTTCACCGGATGATGTGAATTCGATTTCCACCGTCGCATTGCAGGGGATCCCGCTAATTGCTGTTAACCGCGTTCCGGCAGCGCTGCCGGTGCGGATGGAAAACCAGTACTTCGCGCTGGATATGGACTGTGCTGCAGCTCGCGACATGGTGGATCAGGGAGTCTGCATGTTTTACGTGCCTGCGCTGCTGGGACGGCTTGAACTCGAACTGTTTGCGGTACTGCGATCATGA
- the tssL gene encoding type VI secretion system protein TssL, short form, whose translation MTKDIDIDELMAETWLIVTLLKQGATTTDGDVLYATCCKHVERVREALGRAGYDEASIDHISYAQCALLDEVVMSGTPREGAQADAGRAAWRKVPLQASYFGSLHAGEALWDRIAEVLRQPAPNMAVLTCYHRVIALGFRGLYSMSSVSQSQREEVIKALAERVPPLDADISLVVHRTGKHRNSLLRSVWFWIVAAVVVTGIAWWGGHLWLQALLSEQLLELPH comes from the coding sequence ATGACAAAAGACATTGATATTGATGAATTAATGGCGGAAACCTGGCTCATCGTCACCTTGCTAAAGCAAGGTGCGACAACGACCGATGGCGATGTGCTGTATGCCACCTGCTGTAAACACGTAGAGCGCGTGCGCGAGGCGCTTGGTCGTGCCGGATATGATGAAGCCAGTATTGATCATATCTCTTATGCGCAGTGCGCGCTGCTTGACGAAGTGGTGATGAGCGGAACGCCGCGAGAAGGCGCCCAAGCTGACGCGGGTCGGGCAGCGTGGCGAAAGGTGCCGTTGCAGGCGAGCTATTTCGGGTCGTTACACGCAGGCGAAGCGCTCTGGGATCGTATTGCCGAGGTCTTACGCCAGCCTGCGCCGAATATGGCCGTTCTGACTTGCTACCACCGGGTGATCGCGCTGGGTTTCCGCGGGTTATACAGCATGAGTTCTGTCAGCCAGTCTCAGCGCGAAGAGGTGATTAAAGCCCTTGCCGAGCGAGTCCCCCCTCTGGATGCGGACATCTCTCTGGTTGTGCACCGGACCGGAAAGCATCGCAATAGCCTGCTGCGTTCCGTCTGGTTCTGGATCGTGGCGGCGGTTGTGGTTACTGGCATTGCCTGGTGGGGAGGGCACCTCTGGCTTCAGGCACTGTTGTCAGAGCAGTTACTGGAGCTACCCCACTAA
- a CDS encoding OmpA family protein: MRKSALVSLIFHVLAVVAALVWLLWGFIPAGTLFKGMMTAGIAALTVWWVRRKNRSSQIKAEGETSVGELQLFDAGGPVVLVCGDELDALFVGQTLRKTAQGWWLRVNDVNRLSEMVRDIHEQQPRQTGQLAVMYVCQPERHQDEAVLRASLKTLRQQMKQLSQIAGFSLPLMLSGEFSGPSTPWLVVRGDKTVVYPTDATPQALDDWQQDEHLALMPVLREAFSFMRTVLVDELAKEDRLFPAVHPFAVAFRSALAHADTASLWSQHLYRLTHLILPQAASATEVSGRFPDAVLPMLAPYCAPVQGGQRSRRLVIWILACVLTALAFSARNNAVLIRHVGMDLQRWYAIPENHYEPKAQSLETLKQDALLLERWQRQGEPLRYALGYYPGQRLWLALQKAIDSYVPPPAPATKTQPKIISLDSMSLFDTGKWALKPGSVKLLVNSLVGIRAKPGWLIVVTGHTDSTGDDKSNQVLSLKRAESVRDWMRDTGDVPESCFAVQGYGEGRPVATNDTAEGRALNRRVEISLVPQANACRLPGNTPASSQDDGASKNEME; encoded by the coding sequence ATGCGTAAATCAGCCCTGGTCTCTCTGATATTTCACGTTCTGGCGGTTGTCGCGGCGCTTGTATGGCTACTGTGGGGATTCATTCCGGCTGGCACACTGTTTAAAGGGATGATGACGGCAGGTATTGCCGCACTGACTGTCTGGTGGGTCCGGAGAAAAAACCGTTCCAGCCAGATAAAGGCAGAGGGAGAAACGTCCGTCGGCGAACTGCAGCTTTTTGATGCCGGGGGGCCTGTTGTTCTCGTCTGCGGGGATGAACTGGACGCCTTATTCGTGGGGCAAACCCTGCGCAAAACCGCACAGGGTTGGTGGCTGCGGGTGAACGACGTCAACAGGCTGAGCGAGATGGTTCGAGATATTCACGAACAGCAGCCGCGCCAGACCGGACAGCTGGCGGTGATGTATGTCTGCCAGCCCGAAAGACATCAGGATGAAGCGGTGCTGCGCGCCTCCCTGAAAACGTTGCGCCAGCAGATGAAGCAACTGAGCCAGATTGCCGGATTCTCTTTGCCGTTGATGCTGAGCGGCGAGTTTTCCGGCCCCTCCACCCCTTGGCTGGTTGTGCGTGGCGATAAAACGGTGGTTTATCCGACTGATGCAACGCCACAGGCGCTGGATGACTGGCAACAGGACGAACATCTGGCGCTGATGCCCGTCCTGCGGGAGGCCTTTTCTTTTATGCGTACTGTTCTGGTGGATGAGCTGGCAAAAGAGGACCGGTTATTCCCGGCGGTTCATCCATTTGCGGTGGCGTTCAGAAGCGCTTTAGCACATGCCGACACGGCTTCGCTTTGGTCGCAGCACCTGTATCGGCTGACGCATCTGATTTTACCGCAGGCAGCCAGCGCGACAGAGGTATCAGGGCGTTTTCCGGATGCGGTATTACCGATGCTCGCGCCTTACTGCGCGCCCGTACAGGGGGGGCAGCGCTCCCGACGTCTCGTCATATGGATTCTGGCATGTGTTCTGACCGCGCTGGCTTTTTCTGCCCGGAATAACGCTGTGCTTATCCGTCACGTAGGGATGGATTTGCAGCGCTGGTATGCCATCCCTGAGAACCATTATGAGCCAAAAGCGCAGTCGCTGGAGACGCTGAAACAGGATGCCCTGCTGCTGGAGCGCTGGCAGCGTCAGGGGGAGCCGCTCAGGTATGCACTGGGTTATTACCCGGGACAGCGCCTGTGGCTGGCGTTACAGAAAGCGATTGATTCCTATGTTCCCCCTCCGGCTCCAGCGACTAAAACGCAACCGAAAATCATCAGCCTGGACAGCATGTCGCTATTCGATACCGGCAAATGGGCGCTGAAACCGGGGTCGGTAAAACTGCTGGTCAACTCGCTGGTCGGTATCAGGGCGAAGCCCGGCTGGCTGATAGTAGTAACGGGCCATACCGACAGCACGGGGGATGACAAATCCAACCAGGTGCTCTCCCTTAAACGCGCCGAATCGGTGCGCGACTGGATGCGTGACACCGGTGACGTGCCGGAAAGCTGTTTTGCGGTGCAGGGCTATGGCGAAGGCCGTCCTGTCGCCACTAACGACACGGCAGAAGGCCGCGCGCTGAACCGCCGTGTCGAAATCAGTCTGGTGCCGCAGGCGAATGCCTGCCGGCTGCCGGGCAACACCCCCGCGTCATCGCAGGATGATGGCGCGTCAAAAAATGAAATGGAGTAA
- the hcp gene encoding type VI secretion system effector Hcp codes for MAIPVYLWLKDDGGADIKGSVDVKDREGSIEVVAQEHKLYIPTDNNTGKLTGTRIHTPFLFTKEIDSSSPYLYKAVTTGQTLKSAEFKWYRINDAGQEVEYFNTKLENVKLVKVNPKMHDIKDPAFEKHNHLEQIELRYEKITWTYKDGNIIHSDSWNERTTA; via the coding sequence ATGGCAATTCCTGTTTATCTGTGGCTGAAGGACGACGGCGGCGCGGACATTAAAGGTTCCGTGGACGTGAAGGACCGTGAAGGCAGCATCGAGGTGGTGGCGCAGGAGCATAAGCTGTACATACCGACCGACAACAACACTGGCAAGCTGACCGGCACGCGTATTCACACGCCGTTCCTGTTCACTAAAGAGATCGACTCCTCCAGCCCGTATCTGTACAAGGCTGTGACCACTGGGCAGACCCTGAAATCTGCGGAATTCAAGTGGTACCGAATCAACGACGCGGGTCAGGAAGTGGAGTACTTCAATACGAAGCTTGAGAACGTGAAGCTGGTGAAAGTGAATCCGAAGATGCACGACATCAAGGATCCTGCTTTCGAGAAGCACAACCACCTTGAGCAGATTGAACTGCGCTACGAAAAAATCACCTGGACCTACAAAGACGGCAACATCATTCATTCCGATTCCTGGAACGAACGTACCACCGCGTAA